One genomic region from Argentina anserina chromosome 2, drPotAnse1.1, whole genome shotgun sequence encodes:
- the LOC126785340 gene encoding LOW QUALITY PROTEIN: uncharacterized protein LOC126785340 (The sequence of the model RefSeq protein was modified relative to this genomic sequence to represent the inferred CDS: deleted 4 bases in 2 codons), producing MLCRNQGFAVAASHFGRRLISSSRISPGRDDSAVSYLISSCGLSPEAAIKASNKVKLKSFEKPDSVLALLREYEFSDTQILTLVRRHPQVILADAQKTLLPKLEFFCSIGISRLDLAKTLVYNPLLLSRSLRNHFVPAYTFLKKVVISDLKVVSIPYEVRILMKGPEFFSQLVVEVHQLGFDPQLWSHCLEKRRHGNDVKAYRSWGWSDDDIRSALRLWPLCMTKSEKKIMATMDFLVNKMGLQSGNIAECPYIFRYSLEKRIIPRCSVVKVLLLRGLIEEKKLSLSTLSTTSEKYFLNRFVTRYLDEVPQLSDMYQGKVDIWKPARF from the exons ATGCTCTGCAGAAATCAAGGATTTGCAGTTGCTGCTTCACATTTTGGTCGAAGACTCATCAGCAGTTCCAGAATCTCACCAGGCCGAGATGATTCTGCAGTATCTTACCTCATTAGCTCATGCGGGCTGTCCCCAGAAGCCGCCATTAAAGCGTCCAACAAGGTAAAGCTTAAATCTTTCGAGAAACCGGACTCTGTTTTAGCCCTTCTTAGAGAGTATGAATTCTCAGATACCCAGATATTAACTCTTGTGCGAAGACACCCACAAGTTATTTTAGCCGATGCCCAGAAAACCCTTTTGCCAAAGCTAGAGTTTTTCTGCTCCATAGGAATCTCAAGACTCGACCTTGCAAAAACACTGGTTTACAACCCATTACTTTTGAGCCGAAGCTTGAGAAACCATTTCGTACCCGCTTATACCTTCCTCAAGAAAGTGGTGATCTCTGATCTCAAGGTCGTCTCTATACCATATGAGGTTCGTATTCTTATGAAAGGTCCTGAATTCTTCAGTCAACTTGTGGTTGAAGTGCACCAATTAGGATTCGACCCCCAGTTATGGTCGCATTGTTTGGAAAAGAGACGACATGGAAACGATGTGAAG GCGTATAGGAGT TGGGGTTGGTCGGATGATGATATTCGTTCTGCCTTGCGGTTGTGGCCACTCTGTATGACCAAGTCTGAGAAGAAAATAATGGCAACAATGGATTTCCTTGTGAACAAGATGGGATTGCAATCAGGAAATATTGCCGAGTGTCCATATATATTTCGTTACAGCTTGGAGAAGAGAATCATCCCTAGGTGTTCAGTTGTGAAAGTTTTGTTGTTGAGAGGATtgatagaagaaaagaagctgAGTTTATCTACTCTATCTACGACTTCAGAGAAGTATTTCTTGAACAGGTTCGTCACCAGATATCTCGACGAAGTTCCCCAATTGTCGGATATGTACCAAGGAAAAGTTGATATATGGAAGCCAGCAAGATTCTAA